One Maniola jurtina chromosome 24, ilManJurt1.1, whole genome shotgun sequence DNA window includes the following coding sequences:
- the LOC123877717 gene encoding glycerol-3-phosphate acyltransferase 1, mitochondrial isoform X2, with protein sequence MLEVVGERVGGWCGRDSSSLRQAVRARRRHNADVYAKLDAEYASRTSSLYRLKEEPQVPTPQPETRPPAGLACSRCAPLSRESWKDPKSEASGSVINILDIGRQTFANGGVVARYLCDLAQCVHLVKYDFKDVVPSVVKDERFQRAIEDTTHEEMKKMANGTHKSEDTYTTTRRRVEARAMKVLANISSAMSTHVLRLVAWVCHKAVRRIAGGGCGTRAACVERLRRAKAAGLPLVFVPLHRSHFDYILVTFTLYLTGLRPPLVAAGDNMRIPFFGWFLRGCGAFFIRRRVDGSEYHGDPIYKSALRAYILNSLAANNNLEFFIEGGRTRTGKPQLPKAGILSVIMDAYNDGTIDDALLVPVTLNYDRLVDGNFVREQLGMPKQMETFWSALRGIWRTLNTNHGSIRVDFNQPISLKELVTSFQKYNYLKAPIERALTPPNNNLAVNLDRQILYNHSHSSLFGDDVSTDQKMMVEAIGRHLVYDAAQSTALMCTNVVSYVLLTEQRRGCSLSQLQASVSERGKALKRAGRDLGYTGEDHLVTKRALEMLGNTLVRVEGSGANRTVRAHASVPAALELSYYANALVAHYAAPAIVATALESIVFKQNSDENTVRHSELMEAALQLSEILSQEFILCAPCTRIEERLQEALEELIAQDILSDTKAPDALEEQRWSRRFAKNFDDDDDEEDEFRPDPTRLIKYKISKSPEALAERRRLVQTIRPLLEGYAATCRCVRDATQKEVVGAALDSLLESFAQNRMVYGEAVSTDAIRNCLRLLRQWGVIEMYTEQRERRIRVCPPYDNEDAMHNVCANIYQFNMTSPCCEK encoded by the exons GAGTCATGGAAGGACCCGAAATCGGAAGCGTCGGGATCCGTGATCAACATATTGGACATTGGCCGCCAAACGTTTGCCAATGGCGGCGTAGTGGCGCGGTATTTGTGCGACTTGGCCCAGTGTGTGCACCTCGTCAAATATGACTTCAAAGATGTAGTTCCTAGT GTGGTGAAAGACGAGCGGTTCCAGCGCGCGATAGAAGATACGACTCATGAGGAGATGAAGAAGATGGCGAATGGCACGCATAAAAGTGAAGACACATACACAACCACTAGGAGACGTGTTGAAGCGCGGGCTATGAAAGTGCTGGCCAATATCTCATCTGCCATGTCCACACATGTTCTAAG ATTGGTTGCCTGGGTGTGTCACAAAGCGGTTCGTCGTATCGCTGGCGGCGGCTGCGGTACTCGGGCGGCTTGCGTTGAGCGCTTGCGCAGGGCCAAAGCCGCCGGCTTGCCGCTAGTGTTTGTGCCGCTACATCGCTCGCACTTCGACTACATACTAGTGACCTTCACGTTGTATCTGACTGGGCTGAGGCCACCGCTGGTTGCCGCCGGCGACAATATGAGGATACCTTTCTTTGg ATGGTTTTTACGCGGCTGTGGTGCTTTCTTCATCAGACGTCGAGTCGACGGCTCGGAATATCACGGAGATCCTATTTATAAATCTGCTCTTAG GGCATACATCCTCAACAGTTTGGCAGCAAATAACAATCTAGAGTTCTTTATCGAAGGCGGACGCACCAGGACCGGGAAACCGCAGTTACCTAAAG CGGGAATCCTCTCCGTTATAATGGACGCATACAACGACGGTACAATAGACGACGCTCTGTTGGTGCCTGTGACTCTGAACTATGATCGCCTGGTGGACGGGAACTTCGTGCGAGAACAATTGGGCATGCCCAAACAGATGGAGACCTTCTGGTCCGCCTTGAGGGGAATATGGAGGACCCTGAACACCAATCATGGCAGCATACGAGTGGACTTCAACCAGCCTATATCACTCAAG GAATTAGTGACCTCATTCCAAAAGTACAACTACTTGAAGGCACCAATAGAGAGGGCCCTAACGCCGCCAAACAACAACCTAGCCGTGAATCTAGACAGGCAGATCTTATACAACCATAGCCACAGCAGCTTGTTCGGAGATGACGTCAGCACTGACCAGAAGATGATGGTGGAGGCCATCGGCAGACATCTTGTTTATG ACGCAGCCCAATCAACGGCCCTAATGTGCACGAACGTGGTATCGTACGTGCTGCTGACCGAGCAACGCCGCGGGTGCAGCTTGTCTCAGCTGCAGGCTAGCGTGTCCGAGCGGGGCAAGGCTCTGAAGCGTGCCGGCCGGGACCTGGGCTACACGGGCGAAGACCATCTTGTGACCAAGCGGGCT TTGGAGATGCTGGGCAACACTCTGGTGCGTGTGGAAGGCAGTGGTGCCAACAGGACTGTACGAGCTCATGCATCAGTACCGGCAGCTTTGGAACTGTCGTATTACGCCAACGCGCTGGTTGCGCACTACGCCGCGCCCGCTATAGTGG CGACAGCCCTAGAAAGCATAGTATTCAAACAGAACTCGGATGAAAATACAGTCAGACACTCGGAACTAATGGAGGCAGCCCTGCAACTCAGCGAGATTCTTAGCCAAGAGTTTATTCTGTGTGCGCCTTGCACCAGGATAGAAGAACGCCTTCAGGAAGCTTTAGAAGAACTTATCGCCCAGGACATACTCTCTGATACAAAG GCCCCAGATGCTTTGGAAGAGCAGCGCTGGTCGCGACGGTTCGCGAAGAACTTCGACGACGATGACGACGAGGAAGACGAATTTCGGCCTGACCCCACACGTCTCATCAAATACAAAATATCCAAAAGTCCGGAAGCGCTTGCGGAACG CCGTCGGCTCGTGCAGACGATCAGGCCGCTACTGGAGGGCTACGCGGCCACGTGCCGCTGCGTTCGCGACGCGACACAGAAAGAGGTCGTGGGCGCCGCGTTAGACTCGCTGCTCGAAAGCTTCGCGCAGAACAGAATGGTTTAtg GTGAAGCGGTATCAACGGACGCGATACGGAACTGCCTGCGGCTTCTACGCCAATGGGGCGTCATAGAGATGTACACAGAGCAACGAGAGAGAAGGATCCGAGTGTGTCCACCCTATGATAACGAGGATGCCATGCACAATGTGTGCGCGAACATTTACCAGTTCAACATGACCTCGCCCTGCTGTGAGAAGTGA